Proteins encoded in a region of the Acetomicrobium thermoterrenum DSM 13490 genome:
- the cas7i gene encoding type I-B CRISPR-associated protein Cas7/Cst2/DevR has protein sequence MTYPVITGSILIEANGAALNNAGQAEGLRVDNAIAVKQIRVGRLSYPYVSGQAWRRWLREVLYTDFNWTPSEVTREAKSAYTKGDPITYEEDDLFGYMVARKRGEKTGKKKKKQSDEDANSADNAEEGVGTYRRISPLKNSLLISCLPNVIANDFGHFSRNLPQDTDMIPFEAEHYSTYLQGVFTISLNDVGRFMVGEMCDISEDIKEKHKEKLIDDPNNQKVFWLPKEDRIKRVQEVLKAMAYLRGGARLARNLSDVSPVVVLVGSLDGANAPFQRIFSADDNNESVILNIERLESVIKDYETRFLSTNNTQPLLLGYRPTVLANEVEVLNKFGDSKSIEIVGTPQKALEKAADRVEAIFSLLEE, from the coding sequence ATGACGTATCCAGTAATAACAGGATCGATATTGATCGAAGCCAATGGGGCAGCTTTGAATAATGCTGGCCAAGCTGAGGGGCTTAGAGTAGATAATGCAATTGCAGTAAAGCAAATACGCGTTGGTAGACTTTCCTATCCTTATGTATCTGGACAAGCGTGGCGACGCTGGTTGCGCGAGGTTCTTTATACGGATTTTAATTGGACACCCAGTGAGGTTACACGGGAAGCAAAAAGTGCTTACACAAAGGGTGATCCAATTACTTATGAAGAAGATGACCTATTTGGCTATATGGTTGCACGTAAAAGGGGAGAAAAAACTGGTAAAAAAAAGAAAAAACAGAGCGATGAAGATGCAAATTCTGCGGATAACGCTGAGGAAGGTGTTGGTACATACCGCCGTATATCCCCACTGAAAAATAGCTTATTGATTTCCTGTTTGCCTAATGTTATAGCCAATGACTTTGGACATTTTTCGCGAAATCTTCCGCAGGATACTGACATGATACCATTTGAGGCAGAACATTATTCCACTTATCTACAAGGGGTTTTCACTATCTCGCTTAACGATGTTGGACGTTTCATGGTTGGTGAAATGTGTGATATCTCAGAAGATATAAAGGAAAAACATAAAGAAAAACTTATAGATGATCCCAATAATCAAAAAGTTTTTTGGTTGCCGAAAGAGGATAGAATCAAACGCGTTCAAGAAGTTCTTAAGGCAATGGCTTATTTACGCGGAGGCGCCCGTCTTGCTCGTAACTTATCGGATGTATCTCCAGTGGTTGTATTAGTTGGTTCTTTAGATGGGGCGAATGCTCCATTTCAAAGAATATTTTCAGCAGACGACAATAACGAGTCTGTTATTCTTAACATTGAAAGATTGGAATCGGTAATTAAGGATTACGAAACCCGTTTTTTATCAACCAACAATACCCAACCGTTGTTGCTGGGATATAGACCTACAGTCTTGGCTAATGAAGTCGAGGTCTTGAATAAATTTGGTGACAGTAAATCTATAGAAATCGTTGGGACTCCACAAAAGGCGCTAGAAAAGGCAGCAGATCGGGTTGAGGCAATTTTCTCTTTACTTGAAGAATAA
- a CDS encoding CRISPR-associated helicase/endonuclease Cas3, with protein sequence MPSSEPLAKSEVSEITLKQHLKEVYHYVNTVIEAYTSVWHTVLDRDCVDQLANALKIAALSHDLGKAAKGFQRALSDRKYRWEFRHEVLSTALLLASFDQARSHLGNPSKEVICLAASAVLTHHREIQDQQLNSDAGLASLPTPKVMCEIDKKFKEKAHELEDAWDCLDQFWKSHSEFNFLKFPDNHDFLTPPKDFLKQIQEQIQDLHPFYDSRVLVLILMRGWLMAADHAVSAGVKDFKVFLPTISLSPLRPFQRYLGTYKGDMFLEAPTGSGKTNAALLWALNNRIKGERIFYILPYQASIEAMADTLENIFGRENVGVLHSRALDYAFREHFEQSESYQESESYAKKDTALNRLAHKPIKITTPFQLLKWFFGITRFEIGISEMTGGIFIFDEIHAYDTHVTALIVEMVKILKKMGARLLFMSATFPSFLKELLREAVGYEISSTSLETCNQDDWTKKFLTLARHRIRLHDTSLENLLGEIAKSVKDGKRVLVVANRVAQAQDIYCKLKEDLKGYDIRLLHSRFIRRDRVEKEQDIIKALKFENSEEVQVLVATQVVEVSLDISFDVIYTEIAPVDDLLQRFGRVNRYGHNPDGAEVHIATEFDQKRLSNVYDEEILIGTLKNAPHDGTHLTVGITTEWVSKVYENGWPNKGQKRYEEASVAFQHVIQALRPFQELQEGKEEFHGLFQSVEVLPRCLYDEYKEALIQKQYLLANELLVPINLGSYHMLKAQDRIIMTKDGVVIIDATYDCNLGLLLEKSEDNAYII encoded by the coding sequence ATGCCGTCCAGTGAACCTTTGGCAAAATCGGAAGTTAGTGAAATTACATTAAAACAGCATTTAAAAGAAGTATACCATTATGTTAATACTGTTATCGAAGCATATACATCAGTTTGGCACACGGTGCTTGATCGAGATTGCGTGGATCAGCTTGCTAATGCACTTAAGATAGCGGCGCTTTCCCATGACCTGGGAAAAGCAGCTAAAGGTTTTCAGAGAGCCTTAAGTGATCGCAAATACCGTTGGGAATTTCGACATGAGGTTTTGTCGACCGCACTATTGCTCGCTTCCTTTGACCAGGCAAGAAGTCATTTGGGAAATCCGTCCAAAGAAGTGATTTGCTTAGCAGCCAGTGCAGTGCTCACACATCATCGCGAAATACAAGACCAACAGCTCAATAGTGATGCAGGATTAGCTTCCTTGCCAACGCCGAAGGTAATGTGTGAGATCGATAAGAAATTTAAAGAAAAAGCCCATGAACTTGAGGATGCGTGGGATTGTCTTGATCAATTTTGGAAAAGCCATTCAGAATTTAACTTTTTAAAATTTCCCGACAACCATGACTTTTTAACTCCACCTAAGGACTTCCTAAAACAAATACAGGAACAAATACAAGACCTGCATCCTTTTTACGATAGCAGGGTTCTTGTCCTGATTTTGATGCGAGGGTGGCTTATGGCTGCAGATCATGCTGTAAGTGCTGGTGTGAAGGATTTTAAAGTTTTTTTACCAACCATTTCTTTATCCCCATTACGTCCTTTTCAACGATACTTGGGAACGTATAAAGGAGATATGTTTTTAGAGGCTCCTACAGGTTCAGGTAAAACCAATGCAGCTTTGCTGTGGGCCCTTAATAACCGTATCAAAGGCGAGAGAATATTTTATATCTTGCCGTATCAGGCTAGCATTGAAGCAATGGCAGATACACTTGAGAATATATTTGGGCGAGAAAATGTAGGTGTTTTACACTCAAGGGCTTTAGATTATGCTTTTAGAGAGCATTTTGAGCAGAGCGAAAGTTATCAAGAGTCGGAATCTTATGCAAAAAAAGATACTGCATTAAATCGCCTTGCACACAAACCTATTAAAATTACGACACCCTTTCAACTGCTTAAATGGTTTTTTGGTATTACACGTTTTGAAATTGGCATAAGTGAAATGACAGGTGGCATATTTATTTTCGATGAAATTCATGCATATGATACTCATGTTACAGCCTTGATTGTAGAGATGGTTAAGATATTGAAGAAAATGGGCGCTCGTTTGTTATTTATGAGTGCAACATTTCCATCTTTTTTAAAAGAACTGTTACGTGAAGCTGTAGGCTATGAGATCTCTTCCACCTCATTGGAAACATGCAACCAAGATGACTGGACTAAAAAATTTCTCACTTTGGCTAGACATCGAATACGGTTACATGATACGTCCTTGGAAAACTTACTCGGAGAAATAGCAAAGTCAGTTAAGGATGGCAAACGAGTTCTGGTGGTAGCTAACCGTGTAGCACAAGCTCAAGATATTTACTGTAAGTTAAAAGAAGATCTTAAAGGCTATGATATCAGACTTTTGCATTCACGTTTTATACGCCGTGATCGTGTTGAGAAAGAGCAAGATATCATCAAAGCCCTTAAGTTCGAAAATAGCGAAGAAGTACAAGTTCTTGTGGCAACACAAGTAGTTGAAGTTTCTTTGGATATAAGTTTTGACGTTATATATACTGAAATAGCACCAGTAGATGATTTGTTACAACGATTTGGTAGGGTAAACCGCTATGGCCATAATCCAGATGGAGCAGAGGTGCATATTGCTACTGAATTTGATCAGAAACGGCTATCTAATGTATACGATGAAGAAATATTAATTGGTACTCTTAAGAATGCTCCTCATGATGGGACTCATTTAACAGTAGGAATTACGACTGAATGGGTCAGCAAAGTTTACGAAAATGGATGGCCTAACAAAGGTCAAAAACGTTATGAAGAGGCAAGCGTCGCCTTTCAGCATGTAATTCAAGCATTACGGCCATTTCAAGAATTACAGGAAGGAAAGGAAGAATTCCATGGCTTATTTCAAAGTGTAGAGGTATTACCACGATGTCTTTATGATGAGTATAAAGAGGCTTTAATTCAGAAACAATATTTGCTAGCCAATGAATTATTGGTACCCATTAACCTGGGATCATATCATATGCTTAAAGCACAAGATCGTATTATAATGACAAAAGATGGTGTAGTCATTATTGATGCTACTTATGACTGCAATTTAGGGCTATTGTTAGAGAAATCAGAGGATAATGCATATATTATTTAG
- the cas1b gene encoding type I-B CRISPR-associated endonuclease Cas1b codes for MWSSVGGRKNMKQTMYILSSGTLERQQNTIVFKDGDGKKRYMPVETIADIQIFGELDFNKRFLEFLTQNEITMHFFNHYGYYIGSFYPREYYNSGYLILKQSEHYLDSHKRMDLARRFVSGAINNMKKVLEYYARRGIDDLSNTLEELNQINPAVEMQNSPEALMAVEGNAREIYYSAFDIIVDNEDFAFAKRTRRPPQNRLNALISFGNSLLYVTVLSEIYRTHLDPRIGFLHATNFRRFSLNLDVAEIFKPIFVDRLIFTLINKNQLKAKDFSSGVEGVYLSESGRQKFIEEWEMKLRTTIDHPTLRRKVSYRRLIRLDLYKIEKHLLGDNPYEPYTARW; via the coding sequence ATGTGGAGTTCTGTTGGGGGTAGAAAAAATATGAAACAGACGATGTATATACTTTCAAGCGGAACCCTAGAAAGACAACAAAACACGATAGTTTTCAAGGACGGCGACGGCAAAAAACGCTACATGCCGGTAGAAACGATAGCTGATATACAGATATTTGGCGAACTGGACTTTAATAAACGATTTCTTGAGTTTTTGACGCAAAACGAAATCACGATGCATTTCTTTAACCATTATGGTTATTATATAGGTTCGTTTTATCCTCGAGAATACTATAATTCTGGTTACTTAATTTTAAAACAATCAGAACATTATTTGGATTCACACAAAAGAATGGACCTTGCAAGGCGATTCGTCTCTGGTGCAATTAACAATATGAAAAAAGTTTTAGAATATTATGCAAGAAGAGGAATCGATGACCTTTCGAATACGTTGGAAGAATTAAATCAAATTAACCCTGCGGTGGAAATGCAAAATTCCCCTGAAGCATTAATGGCAGTCGAAGGTAATGCCCGTGAGATTTATTACAGTGCCTTTGATATCATTGTCGATAATGAGGATTTTGCTTTCGCAAAAAGAACGCGGAGGCCGCCGCAGAATCGTCTGAACGCATTAATTAGCTTTGGAAACTCCTTGCTTTACGTCACGGTTTTAAGCGAGATTTATAGAACTCATCTCGATCCAAGGATCGGATTTTTGCATGCTACCAACTTTAGGCGTTTTAGCTTGAATTTGGATGTTGCAGAAATTTTTAAACCCATTTTTGTTGATAGGTTAATATTTACTTTAATAAATAAAAATCAATTGAAGGCAAAGGACTTTTCCTCCGGCGTTGAGGGAGTTTATCTATCTGAATCTGGACGACAAAAGTTTATAGAGGAATGGGAAATGAAGCTAAGGACGACCATAGATCATCCAACGTTAAGACGGAAGGTATCCTATCGCAGATTAATTAGGCTCGATTTATACAAAATTGAAAAACATCTTCTCGGAGACAACCCCTATGAGCCTTATACAGCAAGGTGGTAA
- the cas5b gene encoding type I-B CRISPR-associated protein Cas5b — protein MYSSIRIRISALTASFRVPAFVSHQLTLTVPPLSTIFGLLSASVGRWVYPKEVDWIAYSFVYETKTTDLEAIINVQRKENEGSISFGSRNVIQREFLTMPSLTLYLPPMWEEHFRCPRYTLLLGRTQDVACVESIEHITLQHVDVGKVKGVLLPYHIVTQNHAPAWLQNLPIIFTDEPKRTPLGVQIFGVVDAYRPATLTNVTHWLVRDADIDMEVPIYTQEWMLNAVQ, from the coding sequence ATGTATAGCTCAATCCGTATAAGGATTTCAGCTTTAACTGCTTCATTTAGAGTGCCTGCTTTTGTAAGCCATCAGCTTACTTTAACTGTTCCTCCCTTATCGACAATTTTTGGACTGCTTTCTGCGTCTGTTGGTCGTTGGGTATATCCAAAAGAAGTCGATTGGATTGCGTATAGCTTTGTATATGAAACTAAAACTACAGATTTAGAGGCAATAATCAATGTTCAACGTAAAGAAAATGAGGGTAGTATATCCTTTGGTTCTAGAAATGTAATACAACGAGAGTTCCTAACAATGCCTAGTCTTACGCTTTATTTACCGCCCATGTGGGAAGAGCATTTTCGATGTCCACGTTACACGCTACTTTTAGGACGAACACAAGATGTTGCATGTGTCGAAAGCATTGAGCATATTACTTTACAGCATGTTGACGTAGGCAAAGTAAAGGGAGTATTGCTTCCCTATCACATAGTGACACAAAATCACGCACCTGCCTGGCTTCAAAATTTACCCATTATATTTACAGACGAACCAAAGCGAACTCCGTTGGGAGTGCAAATTTTTGGAGTCGTAGATGCTTATAGACCGGCAACTTTGACAAATGTTACTCACTGGTTAGTTAGGGATGCCGATATCGATATGGAAGTTCCTATTTATACCCAGGAGTGGATGCTCAATGCCGTCCAGTGA
- the cas4 gene encoding CRISPR-associated protein Cas4 — protein sequence MHILFRANKESQNPIYTGTQIYYYGVCHRKLWLYSHHLEMEKSSEKVALGALLHETSYPRLKKHEVLIDSLIKVDILEESGKVLEVKYSNKMIEASRLQVLYYLYYLKHKGFDGLVGELRFPRQKRKEDVILTKEKEMEVEAALEDITRLIGLPSPPVVEWSGMCRSCAYVEFCWG from the coding sequence ATGCATATATTATTTAGAGCAAATAAAGAGTCTCAAAATCCTATTTACACAGGTACACAAATTTACTATTACGGAGTGTGCCATAGAAAACTTTGGCTTTATTCACACCACTTAGAAATGGAAAAGTCGAGTGAGAAGGTTGCTTTAGGAGCTCTTCTTCACGAGACAAGTTACCCGCGTTTAAAGAAACATGAGGTGTTGATTGATTCTTTAATCAAAGTTGATATTCTGGAAGAAAGCGGCAAAGTTCTCGAAGTAAAGTATTCTAATAAGATGATAGAAGCTTCAAGATTGCAAGTGCTTTATTATCTTTACTACTTGAAGCATAAGGGGTTTGATGGGCTTGTCGGTGAATTACGTTTTCCACGGCAGAAAAGAAAAGAAGACGTGATACTGACCAAAGAAAAGGAAATGGAAGTTGAGGCAGCCTTAGAAGATATAACGCGACTAATAGGACTTCCTAGCCCACCTGTTGTTGAATGGTCTGGTATGTGTCGCTCTTGCGCTTATGTGGAGTTCTGTTGGGGGTAG
- the cas2 gene encoding CRISPR-associated endonuclease Cas2 encodes MAYDINVERVTKVLHIGRRYLNWVQNSLLEGELTKAQFARLKADLCKIIDVEQDSVVFYVLRQEQYLERQILGLDKGGQTMMI; translated from the coding sequence ATGGCATATGACATTAATGTAGAACGTGTAACGAAGGTACTTCACATTGGAAGGCGATATCTTAATTGGGTCCAAAATTCCTTGCTCGAAGGGGAGCTCACAAAAGCGCAATTTGCCAGACTTAAAGCTGACCTATGTAAAATTATTGACGTTGAACAAGATTCTGTCGTTTTTTACGTATTACGGCAAGAACAATATCTTGAAAGGCAAATTTTGGGTTTAGACAAAGGAGGGCAGACGATGATGATATGA
- the cmr1 gene encoding type III-B CRISPR module RAMP protein Cmr1, with amino-acid sequence MEQFIVQIKPLTPLWTGDVNKECCTLRETGIIGSLRWWYEALIRGLGGSACDPTNSKCDEKYHCDACELFGCTGWARKFKLEVKIDDGAKSICEAKIGTRDKRKLKSGYKYLVRKTKGIIFNSAPLKFLPLREISEGEWNLLNKTLYIISNYGALGASTSQGNGVISITNNSLPHSQSLIPIDKSQKVQELPKLDNFFFYKFNIKFNNNILELINSKVFWTHSKDHSEYKEDWRSWTDVWDKYNFLPIAFHIRDSIRHLENDRDKRHKIFGEAGKGSTVFVSHGYRVDDKTVEVRIYGYSKDNVKDKIKCELKTKIKDKLFSSNSYNNSLSNCTLKYSKNGKDLLEELI; translated from the coding sequence ATGGAACAGTTTATAGTACAGATTAAACCATTGACGCCTTTGTGGACAGGGGATGTCAATAAGGAGTGTTGCACTTTAAGAGAAACCGGCATCATCGGAAGCTTAAGGTGGTGGTACGAGGCTTTGATTAGAGGATTGGGTGGAAGTGCTTGTGACCCCACAAACTCTAAATGCGATGAGAAGTATCATTGTGATGCATGTGAGTTGTTTGGGTGCACGGGTTGGGCCAGGAAGTTCAAGCTTGAGGTGAAAATTGATGATGGGGCAAAAAGTATCTGTGAGGCTAAAATAGGAACAAGAGATAAAAGGAAATTAAAAAGTGGATATAAATATCTAGTCAGAAAAACCAAGGGTATAATATTTAATAGCGCACCTCTGAAATTTCTTCCTCTGAGAGAAATATCTGAAGGTGAGTGGAATTTGTTGAATAAAACGCTGTACATTATATCAAATTATGGTGCATTAGGAGCAAGTACTTCTCAAGGAAATGGCGTCATAAGTATTACAAACAATAGTTTACCGCACAGTCAATCGTTAATTCCAATTGATAAATCTCAAAAAGTACAGGAATTACCTAAATTAGATAATTTCTTTTTTTATAAATTTAATATTAAATTTAATAACAATATATTAGAATTAATCAATAGTAAAGTGTTCTGGACGCACTCTAAAGACCATAGTGAGTATAAAGAAGATTGGCGGTCATGGACAGATGTTTGGGATAAATATAATTTCCTTCCGATAGCATTCCACATTAGAGATTCAATTAGGCATCTAGAAAACGACAGAGATAAAAGGCATAAGATATTTGGAGAAGCTGGTAAAGGCTCTACAGTATTTGTTTCTCATGGTTATCGAGTTGATGATAAGACTGTAGAGGTAAGAATATATGGATATAGCAAGGATAATGTTAAAGATAAAATAAAGTGTGAATTAAAGACTAAAATAAAAGATAAATTATTTTCTTCAAATAGCTATAATAATAGTTTAAGTAATTGTACTTTAAAATATAGTAAAAATGGTAAAGATTTACTGGAGGAGTTAATATGA